The stretch of DNA TGGCCACTGCCCTCAAACAATCTCGCCGAACCGTCCGGCGCATCGACGCTCTGTCCGTTTGAACCTCTGTCGGGAGCGTTCACTGGCTCGGACGGCTTGCCCTGATGCATTCGCTGAGCACTGTCGCCGCGACCCATCTGAACCGGCTTTGCCTCGGGAGCATTCTTGTCAGGCCCCGTATCAGCCCGTCGAGAAAGGTCTGCTAAAGAACTCTTGCCGTTCTCCTTTGTGTCCCTTGACGCCGCATGCTCTTCTCGAGGCTCGAGCTCGGCGACTCGGTCTCGCTCTGGCGCACTGCGCATGGCCATCCTCGCAGGCTCTGCCTCTGGCGCACTGCTCACGCCGGACTTCGCTGGGGCCCGAGACACGGATGTAACGCCTGGGCGGTTACCCGCATCAGCGTTGGCCGCCGCCCCTGGCTCGACGCTCACGGCCGGCCTTCTGGCGCCCTCCACCCCATTCCGCTTGGATGTGGCGGCAGAAGCTCTCGAGCTCGGCTGCACCCTTCTGGACTGAGCTGCTGGCTCTGCGCTGCGCTGTCCCGTCTTCGGTGCCCGGTCCCGCTCATTCGTCAAGGGAGAAGCAACCTCTCTCTTCACGGTCAAGCGGGCTTGCTTCACTTCTGCCTTGTCCACCACCTCAGCTGATGCCGAGCGCTTGACCTCAGCCATCTCTGGCCGAAGATCACCTCGCGCCCCACGCACGTCTCTAGACTGAGCTGCTGGCTCTGCGCTCCGCTGTCCTGTCTTCGGTGCCCGGTCCCGCTCATTCGTCAAGGGAGAAGCAACCTCTCTCTTCACGGTCAAGCGGGCTTGCTTCACTTCTGCCTTGTCCACCTCAGCTGATGCCGAGCGCTTGACCTCAGCCATCTCTGGCCGAAGATCACCTCGCGCCCCACGCACCTTTTTTGATGTGTGGGTCCCTGCTCCTTGCGCCTCGTGAGCGGAAGCTCGCCGCAGACCACTGCCATCCGAGCTCGAGCTGCCCGGGCCCTTAAGCCTAGGTTCAGACCCTTCTGGGGCCTCTCGGGTGGCCAGCGCACTCCTTCTCTCAGGTTGAGAAGTGGATTCCGTTCTGGTCGGCGCTCTTGTAGGGGATTCGTCCTCCGACCTCTCTGTCGCAACTACGCCGATCTTTGCCGCTAACCGAGCGCTTCTCTTTGAGGCTCCCACCTGCTCCTGCTGCTTGACTTGAAGGTCTCGCTGTTTGACCTGAGGCTTCGCCGCCGATACCTCCGCAGAGCGCATGTATTCAGCAGTCGGCTGCGGCTGCGAAGAAGTTGAGCGTCCCGCCGGCGGTGAGAAACTAGAGCTCCGCTCCATTCGGACTGGCTTCTTGAAATCATCCTGTATTATCGCTTGCTTAGCGTTCACCTGCTCCCCTCGAAGCCCGCCTCCGAATCTGGCCGCGATGGCGCCCTTACGAGAGACATTCTGCGCCTTACGCGACTCGTCCGTTCCCTCAGCGCCGCTCGCACCCTTGAAACTGGGCACTTTCACCTGCTCTGCCCGGAGCGCCGTCCTTGACCCAGAGGTCCCGTCGGCCTCATAGCCAGTCTGTCGCAGATTGCCATCCCTAGAAGTTTCGGGCTGAAGTTCAGCTGGAGGCATCTTTTCTCCTAACCGAGCTTCTTGGCTAACTGTCTTGCCGCCTCTTCGCGACGGCCGGCTGGCGCCTGACCCGTCTTCACTTCGCACGCGGCGAGACGGACGAGCATGGGTGCGTTGATGCGAGCCTCGCACCGAATTGGGCTTGGGCTTTCGACCGGTCAAGCCAGCTGAGGTTTCACCTGCGGCTCGTCCGCTTGCCTTGCTCTCTAGTATATGGTGTCTAGCTTGTGATTTGGCACCTTCGAGTGTCGGCTTTCGGCTTGCGATCTCTCCGGTTGTGCCCTTCGCAACCAGCTTGAGCTTCGCCCCCAACGACTTGGAAGGGGAGGGTAGGCGGCCAGACGACTTCAGACCACTTGTCAGGTTGTCGCTTTCTCGTTGGAGACCAAGAGCGCGGAAGGAGGGATGATGCGATTCACTCCTGCCCCAGAAGCGAGAAGCCTTACTGGGTAGCCTGCGCCTGGCCGCACTACTTTTAGCCGGGAGGTAGCTATCTTGGCGGCTTTCAGAGGACCTAAAGTGAGGTTGTGTGAGGCCCTTGTTCGTAGGAACTAGCCGCCTGATGCCAACAGATGCCTTTCGGAAGGTATTGGAGTTGAAGTGCAAAGACCGGCCATAGGGATAAGCTGCGCGGCGCATCGCGCCAAAGCGGGATTCCTTCGTTGTATTCTGTATCGCGCCTCGTGCCTCTGTTCGGTCTAGCTTAAGGACTGTGTTCGATGATTTTGGGATTGCTCCGGGTTGAGCTTCGGTCTTTTCGGATGAGCTCGAAGGAGTTTTGTTGCTCTGTCCATTGTGCTTGGCGATAACGCCCCTCTCGGCGCTATATCGCCGCTGAGCCGTCCTGATGTGGCTGGCCAGGCCGCGAGCGCGATGTGCAGCCGGACGGTCTGATTCCTCAGCTATTGCCGGCGCCGACGCCACGCAGGCCGAATCATCCGACGTCGCATCGGGGAGGTCCTTCCCAGCCAGACCCTCCTGCGAGCGCTGCAACTCCGACCCACCCAGGCCGCCAAGCCGTTGTCTTGCGGTTCGTGGGGCCGCAAGCTCGGCCAGTTTGGCAGCAAGAGCTGAGAGGAACGAGGCGCTTAACGCCTGATGCTGCTTGCCGAGGCGCGAGCGGCCTTCCTTGCCTTGCTCCGCTGTGGCTGCTTTACTGCCCGTAAGCGAGAGAATGACATTAGGGTGCATGACAGTCATTTTGGTCGATGTAATCCTATCTGTATTTGCCGACCCACATCGTGATCTCTGCCGCCACCTCCGGCGAGGTCGCAGTGATCCCGTCCAGTATTATCGCCGCCCGCTTCTTGTTCAGCGCCTGAAATAGTGCGGCCACAAGCGAGGGGTCTTTCTTGAAGACCTCAAGCAGAGCCGAGGCAGCGTTCTGAGCATTCATCGTCCCGTATAGCGAGACCAGGCTGTCGATGCGCTCCTGCTTCTTGGCCTCTAGCTTGGTGAGAAGCTCCTCCGCGGAAGCCTTGATCTGTTTGATCGAAGCCATCTGCTTCTTGAGTTGGGCCCCAAGTTGTTCAAGGGATTTGCGGGCCTCCGCGAGCTCCTGTTCTCTTTTGTTTAAGTCCTCTTGCCGGAGCCTTAACGTCTCGAGCATCGACTCTACCGCTCGTTTGTCGGCAGAGGACGTCGCCCCGGTCGGCTTGGGCCCCCTCTGGAGCCATTGCTTGATCTTGTCCACGCCGGGTCTGGTGTCGCCGCACACGCTCGCGCTCTCAAAGAGCATGAGCAGGCTTACAATAAGCACAACGAGCGATAGGCGAACCCAAGAACCGCGGCAGCCGCTCCCACGCAGGCTCCCGAAGATTTTCCTGATTCTTCTGATCAACATTTCTCAATATCCCTCCCACTGGATCGGCATCATACGAGCGGAGCTTGCCACCTCGTCCAGGAACTTCATCTCCGCACGAGCATACTCTTTGTGATACTCCGCCAGCCTCTTGGACTTGACGCTCTCCATGGCTTTGCGCTCCTTGATAGCCTCCAGAAGCTCGTTCTTCTTCGCCTCGATTTTCCTGCAAAGCTCCGATATGAGCTCCCTCTGAGCATCGATTGCCGACATCATTCTTTTGATGTAAGACGCGAAGACCTCAATTCTGGCGATCGAGAGGTCCTCCTGCTCCAGGTCCCTGGACATCTCTTTCTTGCACGAGTCGAGGTCGTTCTGCAACGAATGCAGCTTTGCCTCGAGCTGCCTGAGGTCAAATAGCATGATGCTCAGCTCGCGGCGTTTCTCTTCCTCGATCTGCAGCCGCAGCTGCAATACCCTCTCAAGCCTGAACCTAAACGCTTTCATGTCTCTCCTCATACTCGTCTGGCGCTTCAGCCACCAGGAATCTCAGCGACTCCACAGTGCTCGTGAAGTCACCCTTTTCGTCAGGCTCCTGACGGAGAAATTGGTTGAAATCGCTCATTTTTGACATTGCGTAATCAATCAACCGATTACTACCTTTTTTGTAGGCGCCGATGTTGATCAAGTCCTCATTGTCGCGATGCATTGCCAACACCGTTCTGAAGGCGCGGGCCGCGGCCCGATGGTCCTCGGTCGCAACAGAAGTCGCCACACGGCTGCGAGATTTCAAGACATCCACGGCCGGATAATGTCCCCTGTTGGCGAGCCTTCTCGATAGAACGATGTGCCCATCCAAGACCGAGCGGCAGTGGTCGGAGACCGGTTCGTCGAGGTCATCGCCCTCCACAAGGACGGTATATAGGCCAGTGATGCTTCCCTTGCCCTCCTTTTTGCCTGCTCGCTCAAAGAGCTTGGGAAGCATCCCGAAAACCGAGGGTGGGTAACCGCGTGTTGACGGCGGCTCACCCGCCGAAAGACCGATCTCGCGCTGCGCCATCGCAAGCCGCGTTACCGAGTCCATCATCAGCATGACATCCAGCCCGATGTCTCGGAAAAACTCCGCAACACTCGTCGCCGCAAACGCCGCTCGTATCTTAAGAGGCGCTGGGGTGTCGGACGTGGAGACAAACACAACGCTTCGCTTGAGGCCCTCCTCGCCCAGGTCTCGCTCCAAAAACTCACGAACCTCACGGCCACGCTCACCAACCAGCGCAACGACATTGACATCGGCGCTCGTATTCCGAGCGATCATCCCCAAAAGGATGCTCTTGCCAACGCCGCTTCCGGAGAATATCCCCATCCGCTGGCCCTTCCCGATCGTGGCGAGGGCATCGATCGACTTCACGCCGGTCGCGATCGGTTCTACGATCGGGCCACGCTTGAGCGGCTCAAGCCCTTGCCGCCTCAGCGGATACATGTCCTCGGCGCCTTCAATCGGGCCCTTCTCGTCAATTGGCTCGCACTTGCCGTTAAGCACTCGTCCCATGAGTCCAAATCCAACTGGGACGCCCGCCCGCTCGCCGACGAGCTCTATCTTTGCTCCTGTCTTTATACCGTCCATATCCCCCAAGGCCATTGACAGAACCTTTTCCTCCCTTAGGCCCACAACCTCAGTCATCACGTCCCCGCGACCACCATGAATAACGCACAAGTCGCCTACCGCAGCCGGCGGCCCAGAGGATTCCACCACCAGGCCAACTACCTTGTTGATGGTGCCAGAGACCTCTATAGGTCCCATCCGGCAGGCGCTTTCAAGCAGCAGACGCGAACTAAGCATCGTCCGCCTCCTCAGCCGAAGCTTGCTTGTCGGGCGCCGCTTCACTCCCGGAATCAGGACTCTCCGTGACCTTCTCGAAGGCCGCTTTTATCCTGTCCAACTGCGTCGATATGCGCGCATCGACGGTGCCTCTGTTGCATTCCAACAAGCACCCTCCCCTCTCGACGCTCTTGTCGGCCACTATCGACAACCGCATCGACTTGCCCTCTGGGACGAGCTTATCAACATTATTCTGCGCAACCTTCAGGTCGATGGGGTGTAGCTTGACCGTTATCTCACCCACCCCGGCCAGAGAAGCCGCGGCCCGTTTGATATGCTCAATGATGAGGGTCTTGTCCATCCTGATCTCGCGAGCAAGAACAAGTCTTGTTATGCCAAGAACTAATGCCAACATCTCGGTGTCGCTCTCGGCCATCGCCTCTCGCCGAGCCGAGCTGAGCTCAGATACCGCGGCCCGAAATGCTGCCACAACCGTGGCAACCTCGGACTTTGCCTCACGACGGGCCTCTTCGAGAGCGCTCTGCGCACCCTCCTCCTTGCCCAGGCGAAGACCTTCCTCTTTGGCCTCCTTCAGAATCTCGGCTGCTCGCGCCTCGGCCTTCCGCACTATCTCGTTGGCCTGAGACTGTGCACTGGCAGTGTCGCTGGCTCGGGGCGGTCCATCGAGGAAACCAACGCCGTTTGAGGCAGGTTCAAACTTCTTGATGCGTGACAGCCCAGCTTCTACGAGTTCATTCTCCGCCGAGCTGATAAGGCTCTTGAGGTCGAAAGCGACACAATTTGTGTTCTGAACTTTGGAGCGCTTGAGTAGATTAGACAACGACCTCGTCACCTCCACCACCTATCTGAATGACCTGTTCCTCGTCGAGGCCTCTGACGACCTCGACTATCTCCCTCTGTGCCGCCTCGACATCTTTCAGGCGCACTGGGCCAAGGTAGTCCATTTCCTCCACCAAGAGCTGCTGGGCACGCTCCGACATGTTCCGCATGAACTTCTCCTTCATCTCATCGGTCGTCCCCTTTAGTGCCATCGTTAGGGCTTTCCGATCGACGTTCTTGAGTATCTCGCGGATGCCCATGTCGTCCAAAAGAAGGATGTCATCAAACACGAACATGAGGTCCCGGATTGTGGCCGCAAGCTCCGGATTATTGCTCTCGATCATCTCGAGCACTCCCTGACTTGTGCTTCTATCCATGCGGTTGAGTATCTCTGCGACCATCCGCACTCCGCCGATCTCCTCGGTTTGAAGCCCTGAGAGCGACTCGAGCTTCTCGTCCAAAACCGACGCGATCTTGGTCAATACCTCCGGCGAAATCTCCTCCAGGGCCGCCAATCGAAGCGTTACATCTGACCGAATCTCCTCTGGCAACGCCGACAGTAGTTCTGCCGCCCGAGAAGGGTCCAGAT from bacterium encodes:
- the fliG gene encoding flagellar motor switch protein FliG, producing MATDTSTGVQKVARLLILLGEESTAKMFKMLAYDEVQDITREISLADSIDKDEAEALLEEVYNTYMAQEYIAKGGIEYAKKVLSKSMAPDEARRIIDRLTKTLQTTSRFTSLRNVDPSQLSKIIENEHPQTIALIIGHLDPSRAAELLSALPEEIRSDVTLRLAALEEISPEVLTKIASVLDEKLESLSGLQTEEIGGVRMVAEILNRMDRSTSQGVLEMIESNNPELAATIRDLMFVFDDILLLDDMGIREILKNVDRKALTMALKGTTDEMKEKFMRNMSERAQQLLVEEMDYLGPVRLKDVEAAQREIVEVVRGLDEEQVIQIGGGGDEVVV
- a CDS encoding FliH/SctL family protein, with translation MSNLLKRSKVQNTNCVAFDLKSLISSAENELVEAGLSRIKKFEPASNGVGFLDGPPRASDTASAQSQANEIVRKAEARAAEILKEAKEEGLRLGKEEGAQSALEEARREAKSEVATVVAAFRAAVSELSSARREAMAESDTEMLALVLGITRLVLAREIRMDKTLIIEHIKRAAASLAGVGEITVKLHPIDLKVAQNNVDKLVPEGKSMRLSIVADKSVERGGCLLECNRGTVDARISTQLDRIKAAFEKVTESPDSGSEAAPDKQASAEEADDA
- a CDS encoding FliI/YscN family ATPase, with product MLSSRLLLESACRMGPIEVSGTINKVVGLVVESSGPPAAVGDLCVIHGGRGDVMTEVVGLREEKVLSMALGDMDGIKTGAKIELVGERAGVPVGFGLMGRVLNGKCEPIDEKGPIEGAEDMYPLRRQGLEPLKRGPIVEPIATGVKSIDALATIGKGQRMGIFSGSGVGKSILLGMIARNTSADVNVVALVGERGREVREFLERDLGEEGLKRSVVFVSTSDTPAPLKIRAAFAATSVAEFFRDIGLDVMLMMDSVTRLAMAQREIGLSAGEPPSTRGYPPSVFGMLPKLFERAGKKEGKGSITGLYTVLVEGDDLDEPVSDHCRSVLDGHIVLSRRLANRGHYPAVDVLKSRSRVATSVATEDHRAAARAFRTVLAMHRDNEDLINIGAYKKGSNRLIDYAMSKMSDFNQFLRQEPDEKGDFTSTVESLRFLVAEAPDEYEERHESV
- the fliJ gene encoding flagellar export protein FliJ, with protein sequence MKAFRFRLERVLQLRLQIEEEKRRELSIMLFDLRQLEAKLHSLQNDLDSCKKEMSRDLEQEDLSIARIEVFASYIKRMMSAIDAQRELISELCRKIEAKKNELLEAIKERKAMESVKSKRLAEYHKEYARAEMKFLDEVASSARMMPIQWEGY